The Penaeus chinensis breed Huanghai No. 1 chromosome 39, ASM1920278v2, whole genome shotgun sequence genome has a segment encoding these proteins:
- the LOC125046474 gene encoding calmodulin-lysine N-methyltransferase-like, with protein sequence MHKPRCINTCNAFTHLPSHIVLRWGVQEEVSPLRGKFDIAMCADCLFFDEGRESLLYSLLAVLRPGGTALVVAPARSGTFQMFASMCRPHFRVVVVEKYDGIVDDHVRKCAQDPHYNDNLHFPLLMILKKLGNS encoded by the exons ATGCACAAACCAagatgtataaacacatgcaatGCTTTCACACATTTGCCTTCACACAT AGTTCTGCGCTGGGGAGTCCAGGAAGAGGTGTCACCGCTTCGGGGAAAGTTCGATATTGCGATGTGTGCTGATTG CTTGTTCtttgatgagggaagagagagtctCCTGTACAGCCTGCTTGCTGTACTGCGCCCGGGTGGAACAGCGCTTGTTGTTGCTCCAGCACGCAGTGGAACCTTCCAGATGTTTGCCTCCATGTGTAGACCACACTTCAGGGTTGTTGTGGTTGAAAAGTACGATGGCATCGTGGATGATCATGTCCGAAAG TGTGCACAAGACCCACACTACAACGATAACCTCCACTTTCCACTGCTGATGATACTGAAGAAGCTGGGAAACAGTTGA